The following coding sequences lie in one Arachis ipaensis cultivar K30076 chromosome B05, Araip1.1, whole genome shotgun sequence genomic window:
- the LOC107643306 gene encoding uncharacterized protein LOC107643306 isoform X7, with amino-acid sequence MGVDARFAFLLQNLRLQDPWVPPSTWESIPSESGLRPSFPSSSVSDQTLSALSESSLVRLATNALQGVKSSVLSIQQLSALFCSDPADRTFHHISSLWNRASSTRSLGNLLTSIGSTSSLVILIREFVGYFTIMNLQDSFQSQNDQESPPYSLVNQAFAVAVGKVLEGYLCGLDTVHASIALRHSSKDVDVDVDFPASGCLKSVVHSEITLLEFYLHTKELRTWVEALASICNLQKWVLRFSEISLEEVITEATAEFRHYYRGGDLLTFLYAQLQVADTAHCTLLKFLFLQSCEPYCGFIRSWIFKAEIHDPYKEFIVENMECLPPKSHLKSGNSMDVPSTHIRVRDDVSIPEFLKDFLVPLVRAGQQLQVLLKLVELCVHVTSVEHSSEDFLPCWSGFASSITSYSSPLTFSRDVIDVMVIARENYFERMNEKIDSLLSSLEIRYQRVATHASVSVDNVGGDLDKLEQVMEEDESIVRSTADKRSSNMDADSMDSDSSRRLHELSLLDDMYSSSESLSLNGSEEQLDSDQHHDWPCLIVGGQNQLSALSFLKGTTLNSSIQDCCHHEKPGSDSHGICDKTDASDHLLKSSHEGVISNNMSNPLNSGNSKCPCAFSIQYRYSMTDSYSEMGNLLNNSVDDDESIVRKITEKQPGSLGYSISCHDVFSIKDNFIWTTTSEAQPDNNSFTSNLYTLQLQKVGHKYNIPNLLSMNPMLTRNELLHWMDGSGERFKANHERPFPYVNFSTVEDPCKVYMDKLFIGSRATSASSIPLNGSAANYGNKNTKYGEMGIGTEDGLADIPKQNFGASLDLMDHKQDAVVSGGSTWERLLHSFSDTKNCGAKHSHSFSPAFEIPLDIILDKCLLQEIMLQYKYVSRLTINVLEEVFELQEHLLALRRYHFMELADWADLFILSLWHHKWSVTEANERLSEIQGLLELAIQKSSCEQDPNKDRLFVYMKGHGKLPLSNSAIGVRSFDFLGLGYRVDWPLSIVLTPAASKLYADIFNFLIQVKLAIFSLTDVWRSLKDLVHTTEKDLNSELHHDETQHLNILTMMSLQMFFHCLLRGS; translated from the exons ATGGGTGTGGATGCGAGATTTGCATTTTTGTTGCAGAATTTGAGGCTGCAAGATCCATGGGTTCCACCAAGCACATGGGAATCCATACCCTCTGAAAGTGGACTCCGCCCCTCGTTTCCTTCTTCCTCCGTCTCAGATCAAACCCTCTCCGCTCTCTCT GAATCAAGTCTTGTGAGGCTGGCGACAAATGCTTTGCAAGGTGTAAAATCATCTGTTCTCAGCATCCAACAACTCTCTGCCTTATTTTGTTCTGATCCAGCTGACAGGACCTTCCACCACATTTCCAGTCTTTGGAATCGGGCTTCCAGCACTCGATCTTTGGGAAACTTGCTTACATCTATAGGGTCCACCAGCTCTCTAGTTATTCTTATCCGTGAATTTGTAGGTTATTTTACAATTATGAATCTACAGGACAGTTTTCAAAGTCAAAATGATCAAGAGTCCCCTCCTTATAGTCTTGTTAATCAAGCCTTTGCAGTTGCTGTGGGAAAGGTCTTGGAAGGGTACCTTTGTGGATTGGACACGGTTCATGCATCTATAGCTTTAAGACATtcatcaaaggatgttgatgttgatgttgatttcCCTGCATCCGGATGTTTGAAGAGTGTAGTGCATTCTGAAATTACGCTGCTTGAGTTTTACTTGCATACTAAAGAATTAAGAACTTGGGTTGAAGCCCTTGCAAGCATATGCAACTTACAAAAGTGGGTCCTTCGCTTTTCGGAAATTTCTCTGGAGGAGGTGATTACTGAAGCTACGGCTGAGTTTCGTCACTACTACAGAGGAGGAGATCTATTGACATTTTTGTATGCACAGTTACAG GTTGCTGATACTGCTCATTGTACACTTCTCAAGTTTCTCTTTCTTCAATCATGTGAACCATATTGTGGGTTCATAAGATCGTGGATTTTCAAAGCAGAAATACATGACCCATATAAGGAGTTTATTGTAGAAAACATGGagtgtttacctcctaagtcTCATCTTAAATCTGGCAATTCTATGGACGTTCCATCGACACATATCAGA GTGAGAGATGATGTTTCCATTCCTGAATTTCTTAAAGACTTCCTGGTTCCACTTGTTAGAGCCGGTCAGCAGCTGCAAGTATTGTTAAAATTGGTTGAACTTTGTGTACATGTTACTTCTGTAGAACATAGTTCTGAAGACTTTCTTCCTTGCTGGAGTGGCTTTGCTAGTAGTATTACATCTTATTCTTCTCCGTTGACTTTCAGCAGAGATGTTATAGATGTTATGGTGATCGCAAGGGAAAACTATTTTGAAAGGATGAATGAAAAAATTGATAGCCTACTCAGCAGCTTAGAAATCAGATACCAACGG GTAGCTACACATGCTTCAGTATCTGTTGATAATGTTGGAGGAGATCTTGACAAACTAGAACAGGTCATGGAAGAAGATGAATCTATTGTCCGTTCAACAGCAGATAAAAGAAGTTCAAACAT GGATGCTGATAGTATGGACTCTGATTCCTCAAGAAGACTTCACGAATTATCTTTGTTGGATGATATGTACAGTTCATCTGAGAGTTTGTCCTTAAATGGCTCTGAAGAGCAATTGGATTCTGATCAGCATCATGACTGGCCTTGTCTCATAGTTGGGGGACAAAATCAGTTATCTGCTTTAAGTTTCTTGAAGGGTACTACCTTGAATAGTTCAATACAGGATTGTTGTCATCATGAGAAGCCAGGGAGTGATTCACATGGAATTTGTGATAAAACAGATGCCAGTGATCATTTGCTAAAGTCTTCCCATGAGGGAGTgatatcaaataacatgtctaaTCCTCTAAATTCAGGGAATTCAAAGTGCCCTTGTGCATTCAGTATTCAGTATAGATACAGTATGACTGACAGTTATTCAGAAATGGGGAACTTATTGAATAACTCAGTTGATGATGATGAATCAATTGTGCGAAAGATAACTGAAAAGCAACCAGGATCCCTGGGATACTCCATATCATGCCATGATGTTTTTTCCATTAAGGATAATTTTATTTGGACAACCACAAGTGAGGCTCAACCTGATAATAATTCATTTACTTCAAATTTGTATACTTTACAACTGCAAAAAGTTGGTCATAAATATAATATTCCTAATCTCCTTAGTATGAATCCAATGTTAACAAGAAATGAGTTGCTTCACTGGATGGATGGGAGTGGAGAAAGATTCAAAGCCAACCATGAACGTCCTTTCCCCTACGTAAACTTTTCGACAGTGGAGGACCCATGTAAGGTTTATATGGACAAGTTATTCATTGGTTCTAGAGCTACAAGTGCATCTTCAATTCCATTGAATGGTAGTGCAGCCAATTACGGTAACAAGAATACTAAATATGGTGAAATGGGAATTGGTACAGAAGATGGGCTGGCTGATATCCCCAAACAAAATTTTGGTGCTTCATTGGACTTGATGGACCATAAGCAAGATGCAGTTGTATCTGGAGGGAGCACTTGGGAAAGATTGCTACATAGTTTTAGTGATACTAAGAATTGTGGTGCTAAGCACAGTCACAGTTTTTCACCAGCCTTTGAGATACCACTTGATATTATACTTGACAAATGCTTACTGCAGGAAATCATGCTTCA ATACAAGTATGTTAGCAGACTAACCATCAACGTGCTTGAGGAAGTATTTGAGTTGCAAGAGCATCTTTTGGCACTGCGGCGATATCATTTCATGGAGTTAGCAGACTGGGCAGATTTGTTCATCTTGTCTCTTTGGCATCAT aagtGGTCTGTTACAGAAGCAAATGAGAGACTCTCAGAAATTCAAGGTCTACTTGAGTTGGCCATTCAGAAGTCTTCTTGTGAACAAGACCCTAATAAAGATAGGTTGTTTGTGTACATGAAAGGACATGGAAAATTACCTCTTTCCAATTCTGCTATAG GGGTACGCTCTTTCGATTTCTTAGGACTAGGTTACCGCGTGGATTGGCCGCTCAGTATTGTTTTGACACCTGCTGCATCTAAACTATATGCTGATATATTCAACTTTTTGATACAAGTGAAGCTTGCCATTTTCTCATTGACTGATGTATGGCGCTCATTAAAG GATTTGGTGCATACAACTGAGAAGGATCTGAATTCTGAACTACACCATGATGAGACACAACATCTTAATATATTGACAATGATGAG TTTGCAAATGTTTTTCCATTGTCTATTAAGGGGAAGTTAA